In Lewinellaceae bacterium, a single window of DNA contains:
- a CDS encoding SusD/RagB family nutrient-binding outer membrane lipoprotein — MKQKIHTLIILILLASPACDRGFESLNTDPANPSQTTVDRLFAGYLSLTFWNYDYWANNAKNGWMIWTQQISSTNNRGLSEFRQSDQGRDNMWSFLYQNIFQTYRAIEQEMNNQPAETQARSRYKMAAARILLYFYAAKVSDLYGDIPFSEAGLGLSADNPILRPKFDTQENIYLAMLEGLRSIDALYATDDPGQFDFQNTEDEIDIYYFNDWSKWRRFANSLRLRLAMRLTEVRPGLAEQHAKEILGGALPLIESAADHAEWTKATPGYENIGLNDAHRFDEAQGIKSRASRRMWNQLSDGLDDADIFDIRARIFYSRNAFNQWAPIPSSPRTQEEENIQPDPLFDPDIPARYSILTPRFMGGRSTRERHFLSSETAFLRAEAIWRGWVEGDARAAYEEGIRRSVDWYVKAWNEVAPSNMQLALPTEEEIQALLNHPKVQWEEARGLELILAQKWVDFMLDPLEAYSEWRRTGFPALEETASANGAPMAPPRRFVFPQSEAIDNAANYQEAVSRMGGDEADGRVWWDGG, encoded by the coding sequence ATGAAACAAAAAATCCATACCCTAATCATTCTAATCCTACTGGCCTCGCCCGCCTGCGACCGCGGTTTCGAATCGCTGAACACCGACCCGGCCAACCCTTCGCAGACCACCGTCGACCGCCTCTTCGCGGGCTACCTGAGCCTGACGTTCTGGAACTACGACTACTGGGCGAACAACGCCAAAAACGGTTGGATGATCTGGACGCAGCAGATTTCTTCCACCAACAACCGGGGGCTGTCGGAATTCCGGCAATCGGACCAGGGGCGGGACAATATGTGGAGCTTTCTCTATCAGAATATCTTTCAAACCTACCGCGCCATCGAGCAGGAGATGAACAACCAGCCGGCGGAGACGCAGGCCCGCAGCCGCTACAAAATGGCGGCAGCCCGGATACTGCTCTATTTCTACGCGGCCAAGGTGAGCGACCTGTACGGCGATATTCCCTTTTCCGAGGCGGGCCTGGGGCTGTCGGCGGACAACCCCATCCTGCGCCCGAAATTCGATACCCAGGAGAACATCTACCTGGCGATGCTGGAAGGCCTGCGCAGCATCGACGCCCTCTACGCCACCGATGACCCCGGACAATTTGACTTTCAAAATACCGAAGACGAAATCGATATCTACTACTTCAACGACTGGTCAAAATGGCGGCGCTTCGCCAACTCCCTGCGCCTGCGGCTGGCCATGCGGCTGACGGAAGTGCGCCCCGGCCTGGCGGAGCAGCACGCCAAAGAAATACTGGGCGGCGCCTTGCCCCTCATCGAATCGGCGGCCGATCATGCGGAGTGGACGAAAGCCACGCCGGGCTATGAAAACATCGGCCTGAACGACGCCCACCGCTTCGACGAGGCGCAGGGCATCAAATCGCGCGCCAGCCGGCGGATGTGGAACCAACTGTCCGACGGCCTGGACGATGCCGACATCTTCGACATCCGCGCCCGGATTTTCTATTCCAGAAACGCTTTCAACCAGTGGGCGCCCATTCCCTCCTCTCCCCGGACACAGGAAGAGGAAAACATCCAGCCCGACCCTCTGTTCGACCCGGATATCCCCGCCCGGTACAGCATTCTTACCCCTCGTTTCATGGGGGGCCGCAGCACCCGCGAGCGCCACTTCCTCTCCTCCGAAACGGCTTTCCTGCGCGCCGAGGCCATCTGGCGCGGGTGGGTGGAGGGCGACGCCCGGGCCGCCTACGAAGAGGGCATCCGCCGGTCCGTCGACTGGTATGTCAAAGCCTGGAACGAGGTGGCGCCCAGCAATATGCAGTTGGCACTGCCCACCGAAGAGGAAATACAGGCGCTGCTCAACCACCCCAAAGTGCAATGGGAAGAGGCCCGTGGCCTGGAGCTGATCCTCGCCCAAAAGTGGGTAGACTTCATGCTGGACCCGCTGGAGGCCTACTCCGAATGGCGGCGGACGGGGTTTCCGGCGCTGGAGGAGACGGCCTCGGCTAATGGCGCGCCGATGGCGCCGCCGCGGCGGTTTGTTTTTCCGCAAAGCGAGGCGATTGACAATGCAGCGAATTATCAGGAAGCGGTGAGCAGGATGGGGGGGGATGAGGCGGATGGGAGGGTTTGGTGGGATGGGGGGTAG
- a CDS encoding T9SS type A sorting domain-containing protein: MKDLYLIIILTLMPKLFFSQCNYHEFTSQSEIDNFINDYPNCTTLSRVAITGIDIDNLQGLINLDSITGDLTIYETSLENLSGLNNLKYVGGVLSIGNNSELSNLIGLESINEIDDDFIVRSNPGLQNFERLNSLNRINGNFHVIENNSLQNFEGLNNLNRINGVVIVGENLVLQNFIGLESLEEIRDAVSIAGNPSLIDFFGFENLNSVGGNLFITNNESLLDLRGLETLRNVNNNPGPSTGGIGIIVAENNSILNLNGFQGLDTINYNINISNNPSLLNLNGLDNVKHIDGTMLLLANENLTELAGLENLYSITDGIRISSNTSLQNLEGLGNLTKIYGTNPGLIAGFYLSESPLITSLSPLNGLDTVGAGITLLYNTSLSECNIPIVCNYVDHFFPGVGVSGNAFGCNTKDEIRDACEISEYYINADNETFNIYPNPVTEKLHLKLNKNYFNVSICNLFGNIVYAEKGLIDYAEIDFSNFSSGMYFVEMKIENRKYIFKCIKL; this comes from the coding sequence ATGAAGGATTTATATCTAATAATCATATTAACATTGATGCCTAAATTATTTTTTAGCCAATGTAATTATCATGAATTTACAAGTCAATCTGAAATTGACAACTTTATAAATGATTACCCAAATTGCACTACTCTATCTAGGGTAGCAATTACGGGAATAGACATTGATAATTTGCAAGGGTTAATAAATTTGGACTCAATAACAGGTGATCTAACGATTTATGAAACTAGCCTAGAAAATTTAAGCGGATTAAATAACCTTAAATATGTTGGAGGTGTTTTGTCAATTGGCAATAACTCTGAATTGAGCAATCTAATTGGATTAGAGTCTATTAATGAAATTGACGATGACTTCATTGTCAGAAGCAATCCTGGATTACAAAATTTTGAAAGGTTAAATAGTTTAAACAGAATTAATGGCAACTTTCATGTAATTGAAAATAATTCTTTGCAAAATTTTGAAGGATTAAATAATTTAAACAGAATTAACGGGGTGGTGATAGTTGGCGAAAATTTAGTTCTTCAAAATTTTATTGGACTTGAAAGCCTAGAAGAAATAAGAGATGCAGTATCTATAGCAGGCAACCCTTCTTTAATTGATTTCTTTGGTTTTGAAAATCTCAACTCTGTAGGGGGCAACCTATTTATTACTAATAACGAATCATTACTTGACTTGAGAGGTTTAGAAACGTTGAGAAATGTCAACAACAACCCTGGCCCGTCAACTGGAGGTATTGGAATTATTGTAGCGGAAAATAATTCTATTCTAAATCTAAATGGTTTTCAAGGGCTGGACACTATCAATTATAATATCAATATTTCTAATAATCCTAGCCTGTTAAATTTAAATGGATTAGATAATGTCAAACACATTGACGGGACAATGTTGTTGCTTGCAAATGAAAACCTAACCGAATTAGCTGGATTAGAAAATCTTTATTCCATAACTGACGGAATAAGAATTTCAAGTAATACAAGTTTGCAAAACTTAGAAGGCTTAGGGAATCTTACTAAAATCTATGGAACAAATCCAGGGCTTATCGCAGGTTTTTATCTAAGTGAATCTCCTTTAATAACAAGTTTGAGTCCTTTAAATGGATTAGATACTGTAGGGGCAGGGATAACACTTTTATACAATACATCATTAAGCGAATGTAATATCCCAATTGTTTGCAATTACGTGGATCACTTTTTTCCTGGAGTAGGCGTATCAGGAAATGCATTTGGCTGCAACACAAAAGATGAAATTCGCGATGCTTGCGAAATTTCTGAATATTACATAAATGCAGACAATGAAACATTTAATATTTACCCTAATCCAGTGACAGAAAAACTTCACCTCAAATTAAATAAAAATTACTTTAATGTTTCAATTTGCAATCTTTTTGGCAATATAGTTTATGCAGAAAAGGGATTGATTGATTATGCAGAGATTGATTTTTCCAATTTCTCCTCCGGAATGTATTTTGTCGAAATGAAAATAGAAAACAGAAAATATATTTTTAAATGCATTAAACTTTAA
- a CDS encoding macro domain-containing protein, producing MIRYTQGNLLTSEAQALVNTVNTMGVMGKGIALQFKEAYPENFRLYKKACDAGELEPGKLLITRERNALGEKIIINFPTKTKWWLKSSYRYIEDGLKALVEAIQQHAIQSVAIPPLGCGNGGLQWKKVRGLIEQYLSDSPAEIIVYEPHPNIKQELRQSTKAKAAKLTPARAMLLYALFQYERQGEAASLFVANKLAYFLQRMGEPLRLKFVPHFYGPYSPQVQHVLYYLNNVYLHGLEQQNVRPFEALQLNYSHYEEVEKFLKKNLGTEQHARLQNLIRLIEGFESTYALEILATVDYILAEHPDIDEEGLLKKAQEWSSRKTRLLKPDYVRVARERIRKYNSGTIAPLFNSSNSPTEY from the coding sequence ATGATCCGGTATACCCAAGGCAATTTGCTTACTTCAGAAGCACAGGCGCTGGTCAACACGGTCAACACCATGGGGGTGATGGGCAAGGGTATTGCACTGCAATTCAAGGAGGCTTATCCCGAGAATTTCCGGCTGTATAAGAAAGCCTGTGATGCGGGCGAACTGGAACCTGGTAAATTGCTGATCACCCGGGAGCGCAATGCTTTGGGGGAGAAAATCATCATTAACTTTCCAACCAAAACCAAATGGTGGCTAAAAAGCAGTTATCGCTATATTGAAGATGGGCTCAAAGCATTGGTGGAAGCCATACAGCAACATGCCATACAAAGTGTTGCCATTCCACCGCTCGGTTGCGGAAATGGAGGGCTTCAATGGAAAAAAGTCAGAGGGCTAATCGAGCAATACCTCTCGGACAGTCCAGCAGAAATCATTGTATATGAGCCCCACCCGAATATCAAGCAAGAACTTCGGCAAAGCACCAAAGCCAAAGCGGCGAAGCTGACCCCTGCCCGCGCCATGCTGCTGTACGCCCTCTTTCAATATGAACGCCAGGGGGAAGCCGCCAGCCTTTTCGTAGCCAACAAACTGGCTTATTTCCTGCAGCGTATGGGAGAACCGCTAAGGTTAAAATTTGTTCCCCACTTCTATGGCCCTTACTCCCCTCAGGTGCAGCATGTCCTGTACTATCTCAACAACGTTTACCTGCATGGCCTGGAGCAGCAAAATGTCCGGCCCTTTGAAGCCCTTCAGCTCAATTACAGCCATTATGAAGAGGTTGAAAAATTCCTTAAAAAGAACCTCGGCACAGAGCAACATGCCCGTCTGCAAAACCTGATCCGCTTAATTGAAGGCTTTGAGTCTACCTATGCTTTGGAGATACTGGCAACAGTTGATTATATATTGGCTGAGCATCCTGACATCGATGAAGAAGGGTTGTTAAAGAAAGCACAGGAGTGGTCTTCCCGGAAGACTCGGTTGTTGAAGCCGGATTACGTTCGGGTTGCCAGGGAGCGGATAAGAAAATACAATAGTGGCACAATAGCTCCCTTATTTAATTCCAGCAACAGTCCAACAGAGTACTGA
- a CDS encoding DUF4433 domain-containing protein, with amino-acid sequence MPGNIPNPIWVFRIVHQDNLKYLLEHGMFSGTHPDRDPNYIFIGDNLLTQQRETFALPIEGAGNIGAYVAFYFCPRSPMLFNIKTGHRGIPQLPQSEILYLCCRVDCLDENGAEWAFTDGHAKNFLTSFYTQRADFDKVDWNLRWEQYWHNTEEDPDRQRRKQAEFLVRHHVPPECIDRIVVYDESSVVYVQEIIAEVDRNVEVYINPQGKFYY; translated from the coding sequence ATGCCAGGCAATATCCCCAATCCAATTTGGGTTTTCCGAATCGTCCACCAGGACAACCTGAAGTACCTCCTTGAGCATGGTATGTTTTCCGGCACTCATCCTGATCGTGATCCAAACTATATTTTCATCGGAGACAACCTTCTGACGCAGCAGCGGGAAACCTTTGCCCTTCCCATTGAAGGAGCAGGAAACATCGGAGCGTATGTAGCCTTCTATTTTTGTCCGCGGTCCCCCATGCTGTTCAACATCAAGACCGGGCACCGCGGCATCCCCCAGCTCCCCCAATCGGAAATACTCTACCTTTGCTGCCGGGTGGACTGTCTGGATGAAAACGGAGCAGAGTGGGCGTTCACAGACGGGCATGCCAAAAACTTTCTGACCTCTTTCTATACCCAGCGTGCTGATTTTGACAAGGTGGACTGGAACCTCAGATGGGAACAGTACTGGCACAATACGGAAGAAGACCCGGACCGGCAGCGGCGCAAGCAGGCGGAGTTCCTGGTACGACACCATGTGCCCCCGGAATGTATCGATCGTATTGTGGTCTACGACGAATCCAGCGTCGTATATGTGCAAGAAATTATTGCAGAAGTGGACAGAAATGTCGAAGTTTACATCAATCCACAGGGAAAATTCTACTATTAA
- a CDS encoding AAA family ATPase, translating to MSKTKYSQLFRFLKEYYQLRETTVKDIATSRKYLHTCWLEEIAHYEGARSRLLDHEMGEEALLLTLPRPKRPAEPERPEVKEAWRPWLEGQIYELESAPVIRETIEQNEEVLLLEEEPGLEEQIDMFLHTLSQWKEQQAEYLELLAAYEAEKKTYDQFFDAANKLGSFSERYELLLGVGLFCWRTSPAIRRPLVTIPLEIEISDTGFIRVNLSVEQELFQVENDFLSGLAGFSVPSATAVLQQKLQEEELDFWEALEMIRINALQAFASNLSSDAEYNTSEYAPESLPAEPTIYYAPVILFRERSLRSYTVLFESILQHLNAQEDGFQLGLLDRVVYALDNLPEGRTIGNHSWQVSDEEIILPKESNAEQMQIARRIGERDVVLVQGPPGTGKSHTIANIITYLLSQGKKVLVTAQTDQALKALRNHLPEAFLDLVIYFLDGTNRRESELARSVRQLQESINGYRPEETAKRINRDKKELQTLREERAELINDIKTLQQADSRPAHLNQAYNDGSLLELTSRILEEETLYGWMKSLITDLPAALQLSDALMEWYGWFQSIREAGFSLEAQPIPTLSRLPTPAELKRLKECREEYREQYEGNALQAHIEMKPEELESLVDSFSRLKNLLPAAAEWNQEAQEALRAGQPTRWQKLAQRSDELVRELAEYNVEELVRQYEISIPPGVSARQLKADVAVVFDYVNQGKKLSGILQPLLLPKEIKNRRYIFEECRVNGHPCLLANELKVLAQYAEIQLALTELDEIWAPYDTQDRDPRRKLETYRSYRTQLNELLENYPPYLSTRRDLQGIFQQTEESLEQPEATFLLQKAVHARFLQEEITAMQRKVADAREYLDSLEGESENLTALKQSLAATDWMRYEEPYENASRLSVLEANYRKMQVNGEVLADHFGDTIARLHYTGPLPYLDKEEVEKAVYWANARFELAQRFSDSIDDKYRALARNEADIRETALQYLKSKATSSFIENLKSPDELNRQLTRWTQAVRHAGGKGKLSFQYRRKAQALLQRISKDIPCWIMPMYRLVDTLGPEPETFDVVIIDEASQLGPEALFLKYITRKIIVVGDDQQTAPENVGVQIDQVNDLIRTHLRGIPDQEFYNTKHSFFEHIDAMAGQRISLREHFRCMPEIIEFSNQLCYRPQGIELVPLKQYSSKRLDPLAPYFVPRGTFDNNRNLPEARAIVDKIKYLLTDESYAEKTFGVIALQGNNQSVEVDRLLREEISPKDFQERKIVCGTPPDFQGDERDVIFLSLVTAHDHRRRSLTGDSHRRRFNVAMSRAKEQVWLFHSVQEDDFNPIDFRYQLLHYFHTQSIREPEIDIIIPEDRSQKPPRPFDSWFEVDIYQELIRRNYVAEPQFKVGPYRIDLVVHLPNGKKIAVECDGDRYHEGDALQNDIERQLILERAKWEFFRVRWSHYKYAPEEALEKLWVLLEKRSGEIAAKRVSEPRRDTESTPIPPEKQLVSGEPTGTFVLPREEENGKETPRPFASREVQEEWDNEPVDLLIFTDQARVYRQTGLDEADVEGFSLDGQLLPGEREIYRVATVDYSGFMIFCYSNGKVDRVSLSAYKASRSVLQNAYHKEQKLLLIRHFQSEADLAGITNKHKVIVFSTGLVSEHSSRGNQGNQVFKTGSQVKNFKLLEDARLSDPEYYRRNTTNARGYYLKEGDRV from the coding sequence GGCTGGAAGAAATAGCCCACTATGAAGGGGCCCGCTCCCGCCTGCTGGATCACGAGATGGGAGAAGAAGCCCTTTTGCTGACGCTGCCCCGGCCCAAGCGGCCAGCGGAGCCAGAGCGGCCGGAGGTAAAAGAAGCCTGGCGCCCCTGGCTGGAAGGGCAGATATACGAGCTGGAATCTGCTCCTGTCATTCGGGAAACGATCGAACAGAATGAGGAAGTGCTGCTGCTGGAAGAGGAGCCCGGACTGGAGGAACAGATAGATATGTTCCTGCATACATTGTCCCAATGGAAAGAGCAGCAGGCGGAATATCTGGAGTTGCTGGCCGCCTACGAAGCGGAGAAAAAAACCTACGATCAGTTCTTTGACGCCGCCAACAAGTTGGGCTCTTTCAGCGAGCGCTACGAGTTGTTGCTGGGCGTCGGGCTGTTTTGCTGGCGGACATCGCCCGCCATACGGCGCCCATTGGTTACCATCCCCCTGGAGATCGAAATTTCCGATACCGGCTTTATCCGGGTGAATTTATCCGTTGAGCAGGAGTTGTTTCAGGTAGAAAACGACTTCCTCTCCGGGCTGGCCGGTTTCTCCGTGCCGTCGGCGACGGCTGTTTTACAGCAAAAGCTGCAGGAAGAGGAACTGGATTTTTGGGAAGCCCTGGAAATGATCCGGATCAATGCCCTTCAGGCCTTCGCCAGCAACCTCAGCTCCGATGCGGAATACAATACCTCCGAATACGCTCCAGAGTCGCTGCCGGCTGAACCCACCATTTACTATGCGCCGGTGATCCTTTTCCGGGAGCGCAGCCTGCGCAGCTATACCGTTCTTTTCGAGTCCATTCTCCAGCACCTCAACGCACAGGAAGACGGTTTCCAGCTCGGCCTGCTGGACCGGGTGGTTTATGCATTGGACAACTTACCTGAAGGAAGGACGATAGGCAATCACTCCTGGCAGGTATCCGACGAAGAGATCATTCTGCCCAAGGAGAGCAATGCCGAGCAGATGCAGATCGCTCGCCGCATCGGGGAGCGGGACGTGGTGCTGGTACAGGGTCCTCCGGGTACGGGCAAGTCGCATACCATTGCCAATATCATCACCTACCTGCTCAGCCAGGGCAAGAAGGTGCTGGTCACAGCCCAGACCGACCAGGCACTGAAAGCCCTGCGCAACCATCTACCCGAAGCGTTCCTCGACCTGGTCATCTATTTTCTGGACGGCACCAACCGCCGGGAGAGCGAGCTGGCCAGAAGCGTGCGCCAGCTGCAGGAATCCATCAACGGCTACCGGCCGGAAGAGACGGCAAAGCGGATCAACAGGGACAAAAAGGAACTGCAAACCCTGCGCGAAGAGCGGGCGGAGCTGATCAACGACATCAAAACATTGCAGCAAGCCGACAGCCGCCCCGCTCACCTGAACCAGGCCTATAACGATGGCTCCTTGCTGGAACTGACAAGCCGCATCCTGGAGGAGGAAACACTGTACGGCTGGATGAAAAGCCTGATAACCGACTTGCCGGCAGCGCTCCAACTGTCCGACGCTTTGATGGAATGGTATGGGTGGTTTCAGTCCATCCGGGAGGCCGGCTTTTCCCTGGAAGCCCAGCCCATCCCCACCCTATCGCGACTACCCACGCCGGCCGAACTGAAAAGGCTGAAAGAATGCCGGGAAGAATACCGGGAGCAATACGAAGGGAACGCGCTGCAGGCCCATATTGAAATGAAGCCGGAAGAACTGGAAAGCCTGGTGGATAGCTTTTCGAGGTTGAAAAACCTGCTGCCGGCCGCTGCCGAATGGAATCAGGAAGCTCAGGAGGCGCTTCGCGCCGGGCAGCCTACTCGTTGGCAAAAACTGGCGCAGCGCTCCGACGAATTGGTACGGGAGCTTGCCGAATACAATGTGGAAGAACTGGTGCGGCAATACGAAATCAGCATTCCGCCCGGAGTCTCTGCCCGCCAATTGAAAGCGGATGTTGCGGTGGTGTTCGATTATGTGAATCAGGGGAAAAAACTGAGTGGAATTTTACAGCCCCTCCTGTTGCCCAAAGAGATCAAGAACCGCCGTTATATTTTCGAAGAATGCCGGGTAAACGGCCATCCCTGCCTTCTGGCCAATGAACTGAAAGTCCTGGCCCAATACGCCGAAATACAGCTGGCCCTCACCGAACTGGACGAAATCTGGGCACCCTATGATACACAAGATAGGGACCCCAGGCGAAAACTGGAAACGTACCGAAGTTACCGTACCCAGCTCAATGAACTGCTGGAAAATTACCCGCCGTATCTATCCACCAGGAGAGACCTGCAGGGCATCTTTCAGCAAACGGAAGAATCCCTGGAGCAACCGGAAGCGACATTCCTGTTGCAAAAAGCCGTACATGCCCGTTTTCTTCAGGAGGAAATAACGGCCATGCAAAGGAAGGTGGCGGATGCCCGGGAATACCTGGACAGCCTGGAGGGAGAAAGCGAGAATCTAACCGCTCTAAAACAAAGCCTGGCGGCAACGGACTGGATGCGCTATGAGGAACCCTACGAGAACGCCAGTCGGCTGTCCGTACTGGAGGCCAACTATCGGAAGATGCAGGTAAATGGAGAAGTACTGGCGGATCATTTTGGGGACACCATTGCCCGTTTACACTACACCGGGCCATTGCCTTACCTTGATAAAGAGGAAGTGGAAAAAGCGGTGTACTGGGCCAACGCCCGCTTTGAGCTGGCTCAGCGGTTTTCAGACTCCATCGATGATAAGTACCGGGCGCTGGCGCGGAATGAGGCGGACATTCGGGAGACGGCTCTCCAATACTTGAAAAGCAAAGCAACCAGCAGTTTCATCGAGAACCTGAAAAGCCCGGACGAATTGAACCGGCAACTGACCAGATGGACACAGGCGGTGAGGCATGCCGGCGGCAAGGGCAAGCTGTCCTTTCAGTACCGCCGCAAAGCCCAGGCGCTGCTGCAAAGGATCAGCAAAGACATCCCCTGCTGGATCATGCCCATGTATCGGCTGGTGGATACGCTGGGCCCCGAGCCGGAAACCTTTGATGTGGTGATCATCGACGAGGCCAGCCAACTGGGGCCGGAGGCTTTGTTCCTGAAATACATCACCAGAAAGATCATTGTAGTGGGCGACGACCAGCAGACCGCTCCGGAAAATGTAGGAGTGCAGATCGATCAGGTCAACGACCTGATCCGCACTCACCTCAGGGGTATTCCCGACCAGGAGTTTTACAATACCAAGCACAGCTTTTTTGAACACATCGACGCCATGGCCGGGCAACGGATATCCCTGCGGGAGCATTTTCGCTGCATGCCGGAGATCATCGAGTTTTCCAATCAGCTGTGCTACCGGCCGCAGGGCATCGAGCTGGTGCCTTTGAAACAATACTCCTCGAAGCGCCTCGACCCGCTGGCGCCGTATTTTGTACCCCGTGGCACGTTCGATAATAACCGCAATCTACCCGAAGCGCGGGCCATCGTAGACAAGATCAAGTATCTGCTCACAGACGAGTCGTATGCGGAAAAAACCTTTGGCGTCATTGCTCTTCAGGGAAACAATCAAAGTGTTGAGGTCGACCGGCTGCTGCGGGAAGAGATTTCGCCCAAGGATTTTCAGGAGCGCAAGATCGTCTGCGGTACGCCGCCGGATTTCCAGGGCGATGAGCGCGATGTAATCTTTTTGTCGTTGGTCACCGCCCACGATCACCGGCGGCGGTCCCTCACCGGAGATAGCCACCGCCGCCGCTTCAACGTGGCCATGAGCCGGGCGAAGGAGCAAGTATGGCTTTTCCACTCTGTGCAGGAAGATGACTTCAACCCCATTGATTTCCGGTACCAGTTGTTGCACTATTTCCATACCCAAAGCATCCGGGAGCCGGAGATAGACATTATCATTCCCGAAGACCGCAGCCAGAAGCCGCCCCGCCCATTCGACAGCTGGTTTGAGGTGGACATTTATCAGGAGCTCATCCGCCGTAATTATGTGGCAGAGCCCCAATTTAAAGTAGGCCCTTACCGGATCGACCTGGTAGTGCACCTGCCCAACGGTAAAAAGATTGCCGTAGAATGCGATGGGGACCGCTACCACGAAGGAGACGCCCTGCAAAATGATATCGAACGGCAATTGATCCTGGAGCGCGCCAAATGGGAGTTCTTCCGGGTGCGGTGGTCGCACTACAAATACGCGCCGGAGGAGGCGTTGGAAAAGCTGTGGGTGCTGCTCGAAAAGAGGTCGGGGGAAATAGCAGCCAAGCGGGTATCAGAACCTCGTCGAGATACGGAAAGCACACCGATACCTCCGGAAAAACAACTGGTTTCCGGTGAGCCCACCGGAACTTTTGTCCTGCCCCGGGAAGAAGAAAACGGAAAGGAAACGCCCAGGCCATTCGCTTCCCGTGAAGTCCAGGAAGAATGGGATAACGAGCCGGTTGACCTTTTGATTTTCACGGACCAGGCGAGAGTGTATCGCCAAACCGGGCTCGACGAAGCAGATGTTGAAGGGTTTAGTTTAGACGGCCAACTCCTTCCCGGCGAACGAGAAATTTACCGGGTAGCCACGGTTGACTATTCCGGGTTCATGATATTCTGCTACAGCAATGGGAAGGTTGACCGGGTTAGCCTGTCTGCCTACAAAGCATCGCGTAGTGTGTTGCAAAACGCCTACCACAAAGAGCAAAAGCTGCTCCTTATCCGCCACTTCCAATCGGAAGCAGATCTGGCCGGCATTACCAATAAGCATAAAGTCATTGTTTTTTCCACCGGATTGGTATCTGAACACTCCTCCCGCGGCAACCAGGGCAATCAGGTTTTCAAAACCGGCAGCCAGGTGAAAAATTTTAAGCTTCTGGAAGATGCCCGGTTATCGGACCCCGAATATTACCGGAGGAATACGACGAATGCCAGGGGATATTATTTGAAGGAGGGGGATAGGGTGTGA